A region from the Tachyglossus aculeatus isolate mTacAcu1 chromosome Y4, mTacAcu1.pri, whole genome shotgun sequence genome encodes:
- the MEF2D gene encoding myocyte-specific enhancer factor 2D isoform X1, protein MGRKKIQIQRITDERNRQVTFTKRKFGLMKKAYELSVLCDCEIALIIFNHSNKLFQYASTDMDKVLLKYTEYNEPHESRTNTDIIETLRKKGFNGCDSPEADGDDSIDQSPLLEEKFRRASDDLDVLFKRYGSAVPAPNFAMPVTVPVSNPSALQFSSPGAPLPSPVLADPRLMSPQPPATQRNTVSPGLPQRPASAGALLGGDLGSSNGACPSPVGNGYVSARTSPGLLPVSNGSGLPLKVLPAKSPPPPPPPPPPAPPAQLGVSGRKPDLRVITTQGPKALGPQLAEGQAELQNAQRLGIPPTTHALSTPIVSVATPSLLTQGLPFPSMPTAYNTDYQLTSAELTSLPAFNSPGGLSLSSVTAWQQHQQQQQQQQQQQQQQQQQQQQQPQQQPQQQPQQPHLVPVSLTNLIQGSPLPHVTTLTVNTSPNVSIKSEPVSPNRCPRSPAAPPPFPVAGRSPVSGAYEGAECEDARRSVGPALGLLRPGAPPGGPPGPPEGPDGPSAKRLRLDTWTLK, encoded by the exons ATGGGGCGGAAAAAGATTCAGATTCAGAGGATCACGGACGAAAGGAACCGCCAG GTGACGTTCACCAAGCGGAAGTTTGGGCTGATGAAGAAGGCGTACGAGCTGAGCGTGCTGTGCGACTGCGAGATCGCCCTgatcatcttcaaccactccaACAAGCTGTTCCAGTACGCCAGCACCGACATGGACAAGGTGCTCCTCAAGTACACCGAGTACAACGAGCCGCACGAGAGCCGCACCAACACGGACATCATCGAG ACGCTGCGGAAGAAGGGCTTTAACGGGTGCGACAGCCCCGAGGCCGACGGGGACGACTCCATCGACCAGTCCCCGCTGCTGGAGGAGAAGTTCCGCCGGGCCAGCGACGACCTGGACGTCCTCTTCAAGCGCTATGGG TCCGCCGTCCCGGCCCCCAATTTTGCGATGCCCGTGACGGTGCCCGTCTCGAACCCCAGCGCCCTGCAGTTCAGCAGCCCCGGGGCCCCGCTGCCTTCCCCGGTCCTGGCGGACCCCCGCCTCATGTCGCCGCAGCCCCCGGCAACCCAGAGGAACACCGTTTCCCCCGGTCTGCCCCAGCGGCCGGCCAGCGCAG GGGCCCTGCTGGGCGGAGACCTGGGCAGCAGTAACGGCGCCTGCCCCAGCCCCGTCG GGAACGGTTACGTGAGCGCCCGGACGTCCCCCGGGCTCCTGCCGGTGTCCAATGGGTCCGGCCTGCCGCTCAAGGTCCTGCCGGCCaagtccccgccgccgccgccgccaccgccgccccccGCGCCGCCCGCCCAGCTCGGGGTCAGCGGCCGCAAGCCGGACCTGAGGGTCATCACCACGCAGGGCCCCAAGGCCCTCGGTCCCCAGCTG GCGGAGGGGCAGGCAGAGCTG cagaACGCACAGCGCCTGGGAATCCCCCCGACGACCCACGCCCTGAGCACTCCCATCGTCTCCGTGGCCACCCCGAGCCTGCTGACCCAgggcctgcccttcccctccatgcCCACCGCGTACAACACAG attACCAGCTGACAAGCGCAGAGCTGACTTCTCTCCCAGCCTTCAACTCGCCCGGAGGACTGAGTCTGAGCAGTGTCACTGCCTGGCAGCAGCATCAGCAACAACAGCAacagcaacagcaacaacaacaacaacagcaacagcaacaacagcagcagccacAACAACAGCCACAGCAGCAACCGCAGCAGCCCCACCTGGTCCCTGTGTCCCTGACTAACTTAAT acaAGGCAGCCCCCTTCCCCACGTCACCACCCTCACAGTCAACACCAGCCCCAACGTCAGCATCAAATCGGAGCCCGTGTCCCCGAACCGGTGCCCGCGCAGCCCGGCCGCGCCCCCGCCGTTCCCCGTGGCCGGACGCTCGCCCGTCAGCGGCGCCTACGAGGGGGCCGAGTGCGAGGACGCCCGCAGGTCCGTCGGCCCGGCCCTTGGGCTCCTCCGGCCCGGCGCCCCCCCGGGAGGCCCTCCCGGGCCCCCCGAGGGCCCCGACGGCCCCTCCGCCAAGCGCCTGCGGCTGGACACTTGG ACACTGAAGTAA
- the MEF2D gene encoding myocyte-specific enhancer factor 2D isoform X2 — MGRKKIQIQRITDERNRQVTFTKRKFGLMKKAYELSVLCDCEIALIIFNHSNKLFQYASTDMDKVLLKYTEYNEPHESRTNTDIIETLRKKGFNGCDSPEADGDDSIDQSPLLEEKFRRASDDLDVLFKRYGSAVPAPNFAMPVTVPVSNPSALQFSSPGAPLPSPVLADPRLMSPQPPATQRNTVSPGLPQRPASAGALLGGDLGSSNGACPSPVGNGYVSARTSPGLLPVSNGSGLPLKVLPAKSPPPPPPPPPPAPPAQLGVSGRKPDLRVITTQGPKALGPQLAEGQAELNAQRLGIPPTTHALSTPIVSVATPSLLTQGLPFPSMPTAYNTDYQLTSAELTSLPAFNSPGGLSLSSVTAWQQHQQQQQQQQQQQQQQQQQQQQQPQQQPQQQPQQPHLVPVSLTNLIQGSPLPHVTTLTVNTSPNVSIKSEPVSPNRCPRSPAAPPPFPVAGRSPVSGAYEGAECEDARRSVGPALGLLRPGAPPGGPPGPPEGPDGPSAKRLRLDTWTLK, encoded by the exons ATGGGGCGGAAAAAGATTCAGATTCAGAGGATCACGGACGAAAGGAACCGCCAG GTGACGTTCACCAAGCGGAAGTTTGGGCTGATGAAGAAGGCGTACGAGCTGAGCGTGCTGTGCGACTGCGAGATCGCCCTgatcatcttcaaccactccaACAAGCTGTTCCAGTACGCCAGCACCGACATGGACAAGGTGCTCCTCAAGTACACCGAGTACAACGAGCCGCACGAGAGCCGCACCAACACGGACATCATCGAG ACGCTGCGGAAGAAGGGCTTTAACGGGTGCGACAGCCCCGAGGCCGACGGGGACGACTCCATCGACCAGTCCCCGCTGCTGGAGGAGAAGTTCCGCCGGGCCAGCGACGACCTGGACGTCCTCTTCAAGCGCTATGGG TCCGCCGTCCCGGCCCCCAATTTTGCGATGCCCGTGACGGTGCCCGTCTCGAACCCCAGCGCCCTGCAGTTCAGCAGCCCCGGGGCCCCGCTGCCTTCCCCGGTCCTGGCGGACCCCCGCCTCATGTCGCCGCAGCCCCCGGCAACCCAGAGGAACACCGTTTCCCCCGGTCTGCCCCAGCGGCCGGCCAGCGCAG GGGCCCTGCTGGGCGGAGACCTGGGCAGCAGTAACGGCGCCTGCCCCAGCCCCGTCG GGAACGGTTACGTGAGCGCCCGGACGTCCCCCGGGCTCCTGCCGGTGTCCAATGGGTCCGGCCTGCCGCTCAAGGTCCTGCCGGCCaagtccccgccgccgccgccgccaccgccgccccccGCGCCGCCCGCCCAGCTCGGGGTCAGCGGCCGCAAGCCGGACCTGAGGGTCATCACCACGCAGGGCCCCAAGGCCCTCGGTCCCCAGCTG GCGGAGGGGCAGGCAGAGCTG aACGCACAGCGCCTGGGAATCCCCCCGACGACCCACGCCCTGAGCACTCCCATCGTCTCCGTGGCCACCCCGAGCCTGCTGACCCAgggcctgcccttcccctccatgcCCACCGCGTACAACACAG attACCAGCTGACAAGCGCAGAGCTGACTTCTCTCCCAGCCTTCAACTCGCCCGGAGGACTGAGTCTGAGCAGTGTCACTGCCTGGCAGCAGCATCAGCAACAACAGCAacagcaacagcaacaacaacaacaacagcaacagcaacaacagcagcagccacAACAACAGCCACAGCAGCAACCGCAGCAGCCCCACCTGGTCCCTGTGTCCCTGACTAACTTAAT acaAGGCAGCCCCCTTCCCCACGTCACCACCCTCACAGTCAACACCAGCCCCAACGTCAGCATCAAATCGGAGCCCGTGTCCCCGAACCGGTGCCCGCGCAGCCCGGCCGCGCCCCCGCCGTTCCCCGTGGCCGGACGCTCGCCCGTCAGCGGCGCCTACGAGGGGGCCGAGTGCGAGGACGCCCGCAGGTCCGTCGGCCCGGCCCTTGGGCTCCTCCGGCCCGGCGCCCCCCCGGGAGGCCCTCCCGGGCCCCCCGAGGGCCCCGACGGCCCCTCCGCCAAGCGCCTGCGGCTGGACACTTGG ACACTGAAGTAA